From Halotia branconii CENA392, the proteins below share one genomic window:
- a CDS encoding polysaccharide deacetylase family protein: MENNKSFFWPQGILIALLGLSASLSVGLMMLIKPNASEAQSGQSINVNNTTARVGTQQRIEELKAAMLTSWQQEAKTKGLSYAVAPRFQGVTINSAKLSQGQKVIALTFDDGPWPESTAQVLNILKENNIKGTFFVVGQNVKNYPDLIKRVIAEGHAIGNHTWHHWYHYMNQQAAAYEVDHTTDLIYKTTGVKTNLFRPPGGIMHNGVVAYARSSKYAIIMWSSDSLDYSRLNVPKLINNVFRLAKPGGIVLMHDGGGNRTKTVQALPEIITGFRKQGYSFVTVPELLDMQDKDHKLIANKK; this comes from the coding sequence GTGGAAAACAATAAGTCATTTTTTTGGCCACAAGGAATATTAATTGCGCTGCTAGGTTTAAGCGCGAGTTTGAGTGTTGGCTTAATGATGCTGATTAAGCCAAATGCTTCTGAAGCCCAAAGTGGGCAAAGTATAAATGTAAATAACACGACTGCAAGAGTAGGAACTCAGCAGCGGATTGAGGAGTTAAAAGCAGCAATGCTTACAAGTTGGCAGCAAGAGGCCAAAACAAAAGGCCTTTCTTATGCTGTAGCACCCCGCTTTCAAGGAGTAACTATTAATTCAGCAAAACTTAGTCAAGGTCAAAAAGTAATAGCTTTGACTTTTGATGATGGGCCTTGGCCTGAAAGTACAGCGCAAGTATTAAATATTCTTAAAGAAAATAATATTAAAGGTACATTCTTTGTCGTAGGACAGAACGTCAAGAATTATCCAGACTTAATAAAGCGGGTGATAGCTGAAGGTCACGCTATTGGTAATCATACTTGGCATCACTGGTATCATTACATGAATCAACAGGCCGCCGCCTATGAAGTTGACCATACAACAGATCTGATTTATAAAACTACAGGTGTTAAAACCAATTTATTTCGACCACCTGGAGGTATTATGCACAATGGCGTAGTAGCCTACGCTAGAAGTAGCAAGTATGCAATCATTATGTGGTCTTCTGATTCATTAGACTACTCGCGTCTGAATGTACCCAAGTTAATTAATAATGTTTTCAGGCTGGCAAAACCCGGTGGAATTGTATTAATGCATGATGGAGGCGGTAATCGTACCAAAACCGTCCAAGCTTTACCAGAAATTATTACTGGCTTTCGCAAGCAAGGCTATAGTTTTGTCACCGTTCCAGAACTTTTAGACATGCAAGATAAAGACCATAAGTTAATTGCAAATAAAAAGTGA
- a CDS encoding mannosyltransferase family protein, protein MAQVQLRLEKISWKNDLFFPAVMWLASRMFIWTAMLLVAPLLPIPPEKVTPTFGWGVFDAWDTVHYRAIAISSYEFVNDGKGHNIAFFPLFPFLIRGLMHLGLSFEAAGTLINNLAFLLTLYFLYFWAKKFYGSSAARWSTAVIAWCPLSIFTTVIYTEGLYLLLSTAALQAFDQQQYGWTTVWGAMATATRPTGIALIPAFAIAAWKQRRPPIAYIAGLAVAIGILLFSLYCAINFGDPLAFITAQKGWRPSLGFDWLGWWKMLMQITVGTTNWKYGSIKDPLPPLLFAVIVSGAYMLWRYRQKLGAIKVDYGFAILILLWWILGGDPLINMAAVLGGAYLLWHLRTELTPITLIYGCCGLGLIFASGGTWSLSRLAYGIVSLSVALGILLSRHPRWGYLTLFFFLILLATFSIRFAQDLWVG, encoded by the coding sequence ATGGCTCAAGTTCAGTTAAGACTCGAAAAAATATCATGGAAAAATGATTTATTCTTTCCTGCTGTGATGTGGCTGGCTAGCAGAATGTTTATATGGACTGCCATGTTGCTGGTTGCTCCCTTATTACCGATACCACCAGAAAAAGTCACGCCGACATTTGGCTGGGGAGTTTTTGACGCTTGGGATACTGTGCATTATCGAGCGATCGCAATTTCTAGTTATGAGTTTGTCAACGACGGCAAGGGTCATAATATCGCGTTTTTTCCCCTGTTTCCTTTCTTGATTCGTGGGCTGATGCATCTAGGCTTGTCGTTTGAAGCAGCTGGCACACTGATAAACAACTTAGCATTTTTACTTACACTTTACTTTTTATACTTCTGGGCTAAAAAATTTTATGGCAGTAGTGCTGCACGTTGGTCTACTGCTGTTATTGCTTGGTGTCCGTTATCTATATTTACTACTGTAATTTATACTGAAGGACTATATTTATTGCTTAGTACAGCCGCTTTACAAGCCTTCGATCAACAACAATATGGCTGGACAACTGTTTGGGGGGCAATGGCGACAGCTACACGTCCTACAGGTATAGCACTGATCCCAGCATTTGCGATCGCAGCTTGGAAACAACGCAGACCTCCTATTGCTTACATTGCAGGTTTAGCAGTTGCTATTGGCATACTGCTATTTAGCTTATATTGTGCGATTAATTTTGGTGATCCCTTAGCATTTATCACAGCCCAAAAAGGGTGGCGACCTTCTTTAGGATTTGATTGGCTAGGTTGGTGGAAAATGCTGATGCAAATTACAGTTGGCACAACTAATTGGAAGTATGGTTCCATTAAAGACCCTTTGCCTCCTTTATTGTTTGCTGTGATTGTCAGCGGCGCTTATATGTTGTGGCGTTACCGTCAAAAATTGGGCGCTATCAAAGTAGACTATGGTTTTGCCATTTTAATTTTATTGTGGTGGATATTAGGAGGCGACCCATTGATTAACATGGCCGCAGTTTTGGGCGGCGCTTACTTGTTGTGGCACTTACGCACAGAATTGACACCTATTACTTTGATTTATGGCTGCTGCGGTTTGGGGTTAATTTTCGCTTCTGGGGGAACTTGGTCACTCAGTCGTCTTGCTTACGGCATTGTCTCATTAAGTGTAGCTTTGGGCATATTGTTATCTCGTCATCCTCGTTGGGGATACTTGACGCTATTTTTCTTTCTTATTTTACTTGCCACCTTCTCTATTCGATTTGCTCAAGATCTCTGGGTAGGTTGA
- a CDS encoding alpha-glucosidase, with the protein MYPPYTVACNGWVLKRFLRLLAEPLKKLSRWKMIPLGKISTSVPSQSFKLGQFTVDWQGSNTKKPSLRISHQSNEALPVLQTSPGESFVSGGNVRLNITEERGSIEIDERKYADFTHQIIDGIKQEDDTLEIYGRLLSSQSADDGLQYVLILQTVGSRELNFQLQITDGYVNQIQLQFVTSADEHFYGFGEQFSDIDCKGQWIPIVCEEGGIGRGDRAPKALNLLGVSGNRFSSYAPMPYFFTNKRRSIFLTNTEPTIFNLRDPQIATIRVVSSCMQGRILCGESPLDIIELYTNYVGRMPPLPDWLHSGAIIGMQGGTEFVRRVWSQLRDFDTPIAGFWLQDWVGQRRTIAGKQLWWNWQLDESTYPGWQQLVNDLAKAKIAVGVYVNPFLVERPLQPDQKQRHLYQEAIEQGFVVKNQAAKPYLIESTDFSAALLDVTNPDARKWFKSILKDEVLGKGAKFWMADFAEAAPFDGVYAADESGLLYHNEYPVDWVRLNREAIQEQNQEGDAWFFNRAGFLKTPSHSTSMWLGDQNTSWGKNDGITSALKGMISGGLSGLSINHSDIGGYTSIANPILEAIGVGFKRSRELLYRWMEMNAFTPIFRTHEGNQPDKNVQFYTDKHTFTTFSYWSKVYAALAPYRRELMTEAAIKGYPLVRHLVLHYPDDPHVYKLEDQFLLGREFLVAPVLKPGQKSLNVYFPAGEWTHLWSGNTYGSLTTGIRQKVPAPLGQPAVFYRKGSKAIESVLENFKTKNILTGAPSA; encoded by the coding sequence ATGTACCCCCCATACACTGTTGCCTGTAACGGTTGGGTGCTGAAACGGTTTTTAAGACTTCTAGCTGAACCACTGAAAAAGCTGAGTCGTTGGAAGATGATTCCGCTTGGTAAGATTTCGACTTCTGTACCTAGTCAAAGCTTTAAGTTGGGACAATTCACGGTTGATTGGCAAGGTAGCAACACAAAAAAACCCAGTTTGCGGATTAGTCATCAAAGTAATGAAGCATTGCCAGTATTGCAAACATCCCCTGGTGAAAGCTTTGTTAGTGGAGGTAATGTTCGTCTTAATATCACTGAGGAACGAGGTTCTATAGAAATTGACGAACGCAAATATGCCGATTTTACCCATCAAATTATTGACGGCATCAAGCAAGAAGACGATACCTTAGAAATCTACGGTCGTCTTTTAAGTAGCCAAAGTGCAGATGACGGGCTTCAATATGTCTTGATATTACAGACTGTCGGCTCAAGAGAACTCAACTTTCAACTGCAAATTACCGATGGTTATGTTAATCAAATACAGTTGCAATTTGTTACTTCTGCTGACGAACACTTTTATGGTTTTGGAGAGCAATTTTCTGACATTGACTGCAAAGGACAATGGATACCGATTGTTTGCGAAGAAGGGGGAATTGGTCGAGGCGATCGCGCCCCGAAAGCCCTGAATCTACTAGGTGTTTCTGGTAATAGATTTTCCAGTTATGCCCCTATGCCCTACTTTTTTACTAACAAAAGGCGCTCAATATTTCTGACTAACACCGAACCGACAATTTTCAACTTGCGTGATCCGCAAATTGCAACTATCCGAGTTGTATCTAGTTGTATGCAAGGGCGCATCCTTTGCGGTGAGTCACCTTTAGATATTATTGAACTTTATACCAACTATGTGGGACGGATGCCACCACTTCCCGATTGGCTTCATAGTGGGGCGATCATCGGTATGCAAGGAGGTACGGAGTTTGTCCGGCGAGTGTGGTCGCAGTTACGCGACTTTGACACTCCTATTGCTGGATTTTGGCTTCAAGACTGGGTTGGTCAACGTCGCACGATCGCCGGAAAACAGTTATGGTGGAATTGGCAACTTGATGAAAGCACTTATCCAGGTTGGCAACAGTTGGTAAATGATTTGGCAAAGGCAAAAATTGCAGTTGGGGTATACGTCAACCCCTTTTTAGTCGAGCGTCCTTTACAGCCAGACCAAAAACAGCGTCATCTCTATCAAGAAGCTATAGAACAAGGCTTTGTAGTTAAAAATCAAGCCGCCAAACCATACTTAATCGAAAGTACTGACTTCTCTGCGGCTTTACTTGATGTGACTAATCCTGATGCCCGCAAATGGTTCAAAAGCATTCTTAAAGACGAAGTGCTAGGTAAAGGTGCTAAATTCTGGATGGCTGATTTTGCAGAAGCAGCACCGTTTGATGGCGTGTATGCTGCCGATGAATCTGGGCTACTTTATCACAATGAATATCCGGTTGATTGGGTCAGATTAAACCGAGAAGCTATTCAAGAACAGAATCAAGAAGGCGACGCTTGGTTTTTTAATCGAGCCGGATTCTTAAAAACTCCATCTCACAGCACAAGCATGTGGTTAGGAGATCAAAATACTAGTTGGGGTAAGAATGATGGCATCACCAGCGCTCTTAAAGGCATGATTAGTGGTGGTCTTTCTGGGTTAAGCATCAATCACAGCGATATTGGTGGGTATACAAGTATTGCTAACCCAATTTTAGAAGCCATTGGTGTCGGATTTAAGCGATCGCGGGAACTACTCTATCGATGGATGGAAATGAATGCTTTTACTCCCATATTCCGCACTCATGAAGGCAATCAACCAGATAAAAATGTTCAATTTTATACAGATAAACATACCTTCACAACTTTCAGTTATTGGTCAAAAGTCTATGCGGCGTTAGCTCCATATCGCCGGGAATTAATGACAGAAGCGGCAATTAAAGGATATCCCCTTGTTCGCCATCTTGTTTTGCATTATCCTGACGATCCTCATGTTTACAAACTAGAAGATCAGTTTCTCTTAGGTCGTGAGTTCTTAGTTGCACCAGTGCTAAAGCCAGGTCAAAAGAGCCTTAATGTATATTTTCCGGCTGGCGAATGGACTCACTTATGGAGTGGCAATACTTACGGTAGTTTAACAACAGGTATACGGCAAAAAGTACCTGCTCCCCTCGGACAACCTGCTGTATTTTACCGCAAAGGGTCTAAAGCAATTGAATCAGTCTTAGAGAATTTCAAGACAAAAAATATACTTACCGGAGCGCCATCAGCATAA
- a CDS encoding PEP-CTERM sorting domain-containing protein: MKKYYKLAISATVICLGLGSVDQAQAVNVTLSTADNQFIEGTHNQGWWSTYNPRLGYNDNFNDNYLTGKLRTTTYRSYFTFDLSTIAKNPVSSATLQIQRFIGSGNSSPTISFFDVSTPASSLNQKINNPDLDIYRDLGSGKNYGTFQVTSTGDSEEILNFTLNSNAIADINAAGGKFFSIGGALKNNVDAGDQYLFGYGYGAPAKLVVNTADVPEPLTIGGTAIAGAMGWWLKRKRKASLTP, encoded by the coding sequence ATGAAAAAGTATTACAAATTAGCAATTAGTGCTACTGTTATTTGTCTGGGATTAGGATCAGTAGATCAAGCCCAAGCAGTAAATGTTACCTTAAGTACGGCAGATAACCAGTTCATTGAGGGAACTCACAATCAAGGCTGGTGGAGTACGTATAATCCTCGTTTGGGCTATAATGATAATTTCAACGATAATTATCTTACTGGTAAACTACGTACAACTACTTATCGGAGCTATTTTACATTTGACCTTAGTACCATAGCAAAAAACCCTGTTTCTTCAGCAACACTACAAATTCAGCGATTTATCGGTTCCGGTAATTCATCACCTACTATAAGTTTCTTTGATGTTTCGACACCTGCAAGTAGCCTGAACCAGAAAATCAATAATCCTGATTTGGATATTTATCGAGATTTAGGGAGTGGAAAAAACTACGGAACATTCCAAGTTACGTCTACTGGTGATAGCGAGGAAATTCTGAACTTTACTCTCAACTCGAACGCTATTGCAGATATCAATGCCGCAGGTGGGAAATTTTTCTCAATTGGAGGTGCGCTTAAAAATAATGTTGATGCAGGAGATCAATATCTTTTCGGTTACGGTTATGGTGCGCCAGCTAAACTTGTAGTCAATACCGCTGATGTTCCTGAACCTCTGACTATTGGGGGAACCGC
- a CDS encoding Uma2 family endonuclease yields MVHYHPMDCLPSSAELPDSDDTPVDNELQNLIPNLLEAILALAWSNRTDWFFGVDMGIYYAPSQPPLVPDGFLSLGVERFIGEEGRLSYVLWEEDGIVPIFALEVVSKTYGGEYEKKKLDYAQLGILYYAIYVPSRKYRRKRDPLEVYRLVDGDYILQSGSQIWLPEIGLAIGRERGVYLGRSREWLYWYDQQGNKLSTPEELVQQQTERAEQQQQRAERLAQRLRDLGINPEDI; encoded by the coding sequence ATGGTACATTACCACCCAATGGACTGTCTTCCATCATCGGCAGAATTGCCCGACTCTGACGATACTCCAGTGGATAACGAGCTACAAAATCTCATTCCCAATTTGTTAGAAGCAATTTTAGCTTTAGCATGGAGCAATCGCACCGATTGGTTTTTTGGTGTGGATATGGGCATCTATTATGCTCCCAGCCAGCCACCATTAGTACCAGATGGATTTCTTAGCTTAGGTGTAGAACGCTTTATTGGTGAAGAAGGACGTTTAAGTTATGTCCTGTGGGAAGAAGATGGTATTGTTCCTATCTTTGCTCTAGAAGTAGTTTCTAAAACTTACGGTGGCGAATACGAAAAGAAAAAACTTGACTATGCCCAATTAGGAATTTTATATTACGCAATTTATGTACCCAGTCGCAAATATCGACGCAAGCGAGATCCTCTAGAAGTTTATCGCTTAGTTGATGGAGATTATATTTTGCAATCAGGTTCGCAAATTTGGCTACCAGAAATTGGCTTAGCAATTGGACGAGAACGCGGTGTTTACTTGGGGCGATCGCGTGAGTGGTTATACTGGTATGATCAACAAGGAAATAAATTATCTACGCCAGAAGAATTAGTACAACAGCAAACAGAACGAGCAGAACAACAACAACAACGAGCGGAACGACTCGCTCAAAGGTTGCGGGATTTGGGGATTAATCCAGAAGATATTTAG
- the argS gene encoding arginine--tRNA ligase, whose protein sequence is MNATQEQLKLKFEQALVAAFGADYAGVDPILVAASNPRFGDYQANVALSLSKKLGKQPRAIAAAIVDKLDVSEICESPEIAGPGFINLKLKTEYLEAQLQAIQTDSRLGIPTTKTPQREIVDFSSPNIAKEMHVGHLRSTIIGDSIARILEFQGHDVLRLNHVGDWGTQFGMLITYLREVSPEALTTANALDIGDLVSFYRQAKLRFDADEVFQETARQEVVRLQTGAEDTLHAWKLLCEQSRREFQIIYDLLDVQITERGESFYNPLLPSVVEDLDASGLLVENQGAKCVFLEGFTNREGEPLPLIVQKSDGGYNYATTDLASLRYRIQQDEAKRIIYVTDAGQSNHFAQFFQVARKAGWIPDDVELVHVPFGLVLGEDGKKFKTRSGDTVRLRDLLDEAIVRSRIDLEKRLQEEQRQETPEFINEVAEVVGISAVKYADLSQNRTSNYIFSYDKMLDLKGNTAPYMLYAYARIQGISRKGGINFDELADNAKVVLEHETELALAKYLMQMDEIISTVEQDLLPNRLCEYLYELSKKFNQFYDRNQGVQVLNAEEPQRTSRLVLCDLTAKTLKLGLSLLGIQVLERM, encoded by the coding sequence ATGAACGCTACACAAGAACAACTAAAACTGAAATTTGAGCAGGCTTTGGTAGCTGCTTTTGGCGCTGACTACGCCGGAGTAGATCCGATTTTGGTTGCTGCTAGCAATCCGAGGTTTGGTGATTATCAGGCGAATGTTGCTTTATCGTTGAGTAAAAAGTTAGGAAAACAACCAAGAGCGATCGCAGCTGCGATCGTTGATAAACTAGATGTGTCAGAAATCTGCGAATCACCGGAGATAGCTGGGCCTGGTTTTATTAATCTCAAACTAAAAACAGAATATCTAGAAGCACAATTGCAAGCTATTCAGACAGATTCCAGGCTAGGAATCCCCACAACAAAAACACCACAACGAGAAATTGTCGATTTTTCCAGTCCCAACATTGCCAAAGAAATGCACGTTGGACATTTACGTTCAACGATTATTGGTGATTCTATTGCCCGGATTTTAGAATTTCAAGGTCATGATGTCCTGCGACTGAATCATGTCGGTGATTGGGGTACGCAGTTTGGCATGTTAATTACATATCTGCGGGAAGTTTCCCCAGAAGCCCTGACTACTGCTAATGCTTTAGATATTGGCGATTTAGTTAGCTTTTATCGTCAAGCTAAGTTACGGTTTGATGCAGATGAAGTATTTCAAGAAACGGCACGTCAAGAAGTCGTCAGATTACAAACAGGTGCAGAAGATACACTACATGCTTGGAAACTGCTGTGCGAACAATCGCGGCGGGAGTTTCAGATAATTTATGACTTACTGGATGTTCAAATAACAGAACGGGGCGAATCTTTCTACAATCCTTTATTACCATCTGTTGTCGAAGATTTAGACGCATCCGGTTTACTAGTAGAAAACCAAGGCGCAAAATGCGTTTTTTTAGAAGGTTTTACCAACAGAGAAGGTGAACCTCTGCCTTTAATTGTGCAGAAATCCGATGGTGGCTACAATTACGCCACAACAGATTTAGCATCTTTGCGTTACCGGATTCAACAAGATGAAGCAAAGCGGATAATTTATGTCACAGATGCCGGACAATCCAACCATTTTGCCCAATTTTTTCAGGTAGCACGTAAAGCCGGATGGATTCCTGACGATGTGGAACTTGTGCATGTTCCCTTTGGTTTGGTGTTAGGGGAAGATGGTAAAAAATTTAAAACTCGTTCTGGCGATACTGTGAGATTGCGGGATTTATTAGATGAGGCGATCGTTCGTTCTCGTATAGACTTAGAAAAAAGATTACAAGAAGAACAGCGCCAAGAAACGCCAGAATTTATTAATGAAGTTGCCGAGGTAGTTGGTATCAGTGCGGTGAAATATGCTGACTTAAGCCAAAACCGCACCAGTAACTATATTTTTAGCTACGATAAAATGTTGGATCTCAAGGGTAATACTGCACCTTATATGCTGTATGCTTATGCGCGGATTCAAGGTATTAGCCGCAAAGGTGGTATTAACTTTGACGAATTGGCAGACAATGCCAAAGTTGTATTAGAGCATGAAACAGAACTAGCACTTGCTAAATATTTAATGCAAATGGATGAAATTATTAGTACTGTAGAGCAAGATTTACTGCCTAACCGTTTATGTGAATATTTATACGAATTGAGTAAGAAATTTAATCAATTTTATGATCGCAATCAAGGGGTACAAGTGCTGAATGCAGAGGAACCACAACGGACATCACGCTTAGTTCTGTGTGATTTGACAGCTAAAACTTTAAAACTAGGATTATCTCTATTAGGAATCCAGGTATTAGAGAGAATGTAA
- the accC gene encoding acetyl-CoA carboxylase biotin carboxylase subunit translates to MKFSKILIANRGEIALRILRTCEEMGIATVAVHSTVDRNALHVQLADEAICIGEAPSSKSYLHIPGIIAGALTRNASAIHPGYGFLAENARFAEICADHNITFIGPSPEAMRAMGDKSTAKATMIRVGVPTVPGSNGLLEDAEAARIIAREMGYPVMIKATAGGGGRGMRLVKDDHDLVKLFAAAQSEAEAAFGNSGLYLEKFIERPRHIEFQILADSYGNVIHLGERDCSIQRRHQKLLEEAPSLVLTPELRKKMGMAAVMAAKSINYVGAGTVEFLLSQTGDFYFMEMNTRIQVEHPVTEMITGLDLIAEQIRIAQGEKLQLTQEQVVFSGHAIECRINAEDPEHDFRPQPGRITGYLPPGGPGVRIDSHVYTDYQIPPNYDSLIGKLIVWAPDRTTAINRMKRALRECGITGLATTISFHQKILETPEFLQGDVYTDFVEKVMMSKQSG, encoded by the coding sequence ATGAAGTTTTCCAAAATCCTAATTGCGAATCGTGGAGAAATTGCCTTGCGTATTCTCCGCACTTGCGAAGAAATGGGGATTGCTACTGTTGCAGTTCACTCCACAGTTGACCGCAATGCTCTACATGTTCAACTGGCTGATGAAGCTATTTGCATCGGTGAAGCTCCCAGTAGTAAAAGTTATCTGCATATTCCTGGGATCATTGCTGGGGCTTTAACTCGAAATGCTTCGGCGATTCATCCTGGCTATGGTTTTTTAGCTGAAAACGCTCGATTTGCGGAAATTTGCGCCGACCACAATATTACTTTTATTGGCCCTTCCCCAGAAGCTATGCGGGCAATGGGAGATAAATCAACAGCCAAGGCAACCATGATTCGTGTCGGCGTACCTACTGTACCGGGTAGCAATGGATTACTTGAAGATGCTGAAGCAGCACGGATAATTGCTCGTGAAATGGGCTATCCCGTGATGATTAAAGCTACTGCTGGTGGTGGCGGACGGGGAATGCGGTTGGTTAAAGATGATCATGACCTAGTAAAACTGTTTGCGGCTGCTCAAAGTGAAGCAGAAGCAGCCTTTGGTAATTCTGGTCTTTATTTAGAAAAATTTATTGAGCGTCCCCGCCATATTGAATTTCAAATCTTAGCAGATAGCTACGGTAATGTGATTCACCTCGGCGAGCGAGACTGTTCTATTCAACGTCGCCATCAAAAATTGCTAGAAGAAGCTCCGAGTCTAGTTCTGACTCCAGAACTCCGCAAAAAAATGGGTATGGCTGCTGTTATGGCTGCTAAGTCAATCAACTACGTGGGTGCAGGTACAGTTGAGTTTTTGCTCTCCCAAACAGGGGATTTCTATTTTATGGAAATGAACACCCGCATCCAAGTTGAACACCCCGTGACTGAAATGATCACAGGTCTTGATTTGATTGCAGAACAAATTCGGATTGCCCAAGGCGAAAAACTACAATTGACTCAAGAGCAAGTAGTTTTTTCTGGTCATGCGATCGAATGTCGAATTAACGCCGAAGATCCAGAACATGACTTTCGTCCCCAACCAGGGCGAATTACTGGTTATTTGCCACCTGGTGGCCCTGGTGTCAGAATAGATTCTCACGTTTATACCGATTATCAAATTCCTCCTAATTACGACTCGCTAATCGGTAAATTAATTGTCTGGGCTCCCGATCGCACTACGGCAATTAACCGAATGAAGAGGGCTTTGCGAGAGTGTGGAATTACAGGGTTAGCAACTACGATTAGCTTTCATCAAAAAATTTTGGAAACACCAGAGTTCTTACAGGGTGATGTTTATACCGACTTTGTAGAAAAAGTTATGATGTCAAAGCAATCAGGTTAA
- the accB gene encoding acetyl-CoA carboxylase biotin carboxyl carrier protein, which produces MPLDFNELNKLLVTIAESDFAELTLKTDDFELTVHKAVGVNEQQLPANQPEFQGALSGAIATTPNSGVNMAISGTVGSTGNASSEQLTIAASLPTGPKLVDMVSPMVGTFYSAPAPSEPPFVEVGDRIKVGQTVCIIEAMKLMNEIEAEVSGQIVEILVQNGSPVEFGQQLVRIKPE; this is translated from the coding sequence GTGCCACTAGACTTTAATGAACTTAACAAACTCCTAGTCACAATTGCTGAAAGTGACTTTGCAGAACTAACCCTGAAAACTGATGATTTTGAACTAACAGTACACAAAGCTGTTGGTGTCAACGAGCAACAGCTACCTGCAAACCAACCAGAGTTTCAAGGAGCCTTAAGTGGAGCGATCGCAACAACACCAAACTCTGGAGTTAACATGGCGATCAGTGGAACAGTTGGCTCTACGGGGAATGCATCTTCAGAGCAGTTAACAATAGCTGCATCGTTACCAACGGGGCCAAAATTAGTTGATATGGTTTCCCCAATGGTAGGAACCTTTTATAGCGCTCCGGCTCCTAGCGAACCACCTTTTGTAGAAGTAGGCGATCGCATTAAAGTTGGCCAAACGGTCTGTATTATTGAAGCCATGAAGCTGATGAACGAAATTGAGGCTGAAGTATCTGGACAAATTGTGGAAATTCTAGTGCAGAATGGTTCTCCCGTGGAATTTGGACAACAATTGGTGCGAATCAAACCAGAGTAG